A region from the uncultured Macellibacteroides sp. genome encodes:
- a CDS encoding gliding motility-associated C-terminal domain-containing protein, whose protein sequence is MLRDQYIKFSLILGLLLFGFTLQAQYLVSGGSGVPMLAKDDTYNRLQVYLLNGVSQSEIRYTSASTGTHKWFRYNKSALNPESVASTQQGNVSFVTNPEEGYGYFVEVPGELPRYVWIIDYSLYPAELRSLDLTQQPDPCAYLKLSGDMTMSKLLYYTPNGLPTELKRQFEVTYKTLEWSETLGLFSQKEVIELISGSPAEATVKAPLCDTEVKVSGDLFARHFNMEKKIVSGVYEAMSVEAHGFADKMNTDAKNVVTNDPVDLGGSAPVEIRFKAVANDPVAALYVWKIYKKEESSQTLVVRFPGEELVFTFDKFGDYVAELEVSDRSGKCSDNSYSREIKIVESSIEIPNAFSPGTSPGINDEFRVAYKSLVKFNGTIFNRWGVEMFHWTNPAEGWDGKKGGKYVSPGVYFYIIEAEGADGEKYNRKGNINILRSKNVENE, encoded by the coding sequence ATGTTACGTGATCAATACATAAAATTTAGTTTAATTCTTGGTTTGCTTTTGTTTGGATTTACTTTGCAGGCTCAGTATCTGGTATCTGGAGGAAGCGGAGTTCCCATGCTGGCAAAAGACGATACCTATAACAGGCTTCAGGTTTACCTGCTAAACGGAGTTTCGCAGTCGGAGATTCGCTATACTTCTGCTTCTACCGGAACCCATAAGTGGTTTCGTTACAACAAAAGTGCGCTCAATCCCGAATCGGTTGCGTCTACCCAGCAGGGAAATGTTTCTTTTGTGACTAATCCCGAAGAGGGATATGGGTATTTTGTCGAAGTTCCCGGAGAATTGCCCAGATACGTATGGATTATTGATTATAGCCTATATCCGGCAGAACTCCGGAGCTTGGATTTAACTCAACAGCCCGACCCCTGCGCTTATCTGAAACTGTCGGGAGATATGACCATGAGCAAGCTGCTTTATTATACACCTAACGGACTTCCAACCGAATTAAAACGGCAGTTCGAAGTAACCTATAAAACACTGGAATGGTCTGAAACCCTGGGTTTATTTTCGCAAAAGGAGGTAATTGAACTTATCAGTGGATCGCCTGCAGAGGCAACAGTGAAAGCTCCTCTTTGCGATACGGAAGTTAAAGTCTCGGGCGATTTGTTTGCACGCCATTTTAATATGGAAAAGAAAATAGTATCTGGTGTATATGAGGCTATGTCCGTCGAGGCACATGGATTTGCTGATAAAATGAACACAGACGCGAAGAATGTTGTTACTAATGATCCAGTCGATTTAGGAGGATCGGCTCCGGTCGAGATTCGTTTCAAGGCTGTAGCTAATGACCCAGTGGCGGCACTTTATGTCTGGAAGATCTACAAAAAGGAAGAAAGTTCCCAAACCCTCGTGGTTCGCTTTCCCGGCGAAGAGTTGGTTTTTACTTTTGATAAATTCGGTGATTATGTAGCAGAACTGGAAGTAAGCGACCGGAGTGGAAAATGTTCTGATAATTCATATTCCCGTGAGATTAAGATTGTGGAATCATCTATAGAGATACCCAATGCATTCTCTCCGGGAACATCTCCGGGAATAAATGATGAATTTAGAGTGGCCTATAAATCACTTGTGAAATTCAATGGAACGATTTTTAACCGATGGGGAGTGGAGATGTTTCATTGGACCAATCCGGCTGAGGGATGGGATGGTAAAAAAGGAGGAAAGTATGTATCTCCGGGTGTGTATTTTTATATTATAGAAGCCGAAGGGGCTGATGGTGAGAAATACAATCGTAAAGGAAACATTAATATATTACGATCAAAAAATGTTGAAAATGAATAG